The sequence GGTGACGCTGTCGCCGTCCTTGAGGGCGGTGGAGATGCCGTCGAGGAAGCGGACGTCCTCGTCGTTGAGGTAGACGTTGACGAAGCGGCGCAGCTGGCCACCGTCGACAATGCGCTCCTCGATCCCCTTGTGACGGGTCTCCAGGTCCGCGAAGAGGTCGGCGAGGGTCGCGCCCTCACCGGAGACGGCCTTCTCGCCTTCGGTGTAGGTGCGGAGGATGGTGGGGATGCGGACCTCGATGGCCATGGCTGTCTCCAGTCGTCGGGAGTGCGGGAAATGCGTGGAAGGGTGCGGCGCGCGGTTCGTCGGCCCTCCGCGCGAAGGGCTCCGTACTCAGAGCGCGGGACAGATGGCGCTGGCGAGGCGGCACAGGTCGACGTGCAGCCGCGCCACGAGCAGCAGCCTGCCGGGCGTCTCGATGCTCACGTCGTGGGAAACCATGCGGTCATGTTAACGATTCCCGGTCCCCCGTTTGGAGTGTGATCCCGCATCGTGGACGTCCATCGCTCACATACTGGTCAGTAGGCGTCGACGACCTGCACTTCTTCCTCGGTGATCACTCCGTCGACGATCCGGTACGAGCGGAACTGGAACTCCCCGAGGCCGTCCTCGTCCGCCGTGGAGACGAGTACGTAGTGCGCGTGGGGCTCGTTCGCGTAGGTGACGTCCGTGCGCGAGGGGTACGCCTCGGTCGCGGTGTGCGAGTGGTAGACGATCACCGGCTCCTCGTCGCGGTCGTCCAGATCGCGGTAGAGCTTCAGCAGATCCTTCGAGTCGAACTCGTAGAACGTGGGCGAGCGGGCCGCGTTGAGCATCGGGACGAACCGCTCGGGGCGGTCGGTGCCCGCCGGGCCGGCCACGACACCGCACGCCTCGTCGGGGTGGTCCTGACGGGCGTGCTCGACGATCCGGTCGTACAGGTCCTGGGTGAGGGTCAGCATGAGCGACAGGATAAGCAGACGGGCCCCTACGTACCGAGGAGTGGTACGCAGGGGCCCGCATGGTGGACACAAGGTCCGTGGGAGCGCGGTTCCCGGCCGCGGCAGGCGGCCGGGACTCGCGGCGTCCGAGCGTTACGAGGCCTTGGTGAAGGCCGCGCCGCGCGGGTCGCGGGACTTCATGACCAGGTAGGAGACACCCAGGATCAGACCCCACAGCGGGGCGCAGTACAGCGAGACGCGGGAGTCCTTGTCGGCGCCCATCATGACGATGACCATGCCGATGAAGAGCAGCGCGAACCAGCTCGTGTACGGGGCGCCGGGGGCGCGGAACGCGGACTGCGGCAGCTCGCCGCGGTCGGACTTGGCCCGGTAGCGGATCTGGCAGACCAGGATCATGATCCAGGCCCACATGCCGGAGATGGTGGCGAAGGAGACGACGTAGTCGAAGGCCTTGCCCGGGGCGACGTAGTTGATCCAGACGCCCACCAGCATCAGCGCGGCGGAGAAGGTGGTGCCCACCAGCGGGGTGCCGCTCTTGGTGAGCTTGGTGAAGACCTTCGGGCCCTGGCCGTTGATGGCGAGGTCGCGCAGCATGCGGCCGGTGGAGTACATGCCCGAGTTGCAGGAGGACAGCGCGGCGGTCAGCACGACGAAGTTGACGATCGCGGCGCCGATGCCGAGGCCCATGCGCTCGAAGGCGGCGACGAAGGGCGAGACGCCCGGCTGGAAGTGCGTCCACGGGACGACCGACAGGATCATGATCAGCGCGCCGACGTAGAAGACGGCGATGCGCCACGGCACTGTGTTGATGGCCTTGGGCAGGGTCTTCTCGGGGTCCTTGGACTCGCCGGCGGTGACGCCGACCAGCTCGACCGCGAGGAAGGCGAACATGACGATCTGCAGGGTCATCAGCGTGCCGCCGATGCCCTTGGGGAAGAAGCCGCCGTCGTTCCAGAGGTTGGAGACGGTGGCGGTGTCGGCCGCGTCGGAGAAGCCGATGGTGAGGATGCCGGCGCAGATCAGGATCATGCCGACGATGGCGGTGACCTTGACCATGGAGAACCAGAACTCCAGCTCACCGAAGAGCTTCACGGAGATGAGGTTGGCGGCGTAGAGGATGACCGTGAAGATCAGCGCGTAGGCCCACTGCGGGAAGCTGTCGTGGGTCCAGTACGACATGTACTGCGCGGCCGCGGTGACCTCGGTGATGCCGGTGACCACCCAGAACAGCCAGTACGTCCAGCCGGTGACGTATCCCCAGAACGGGCCCAGGAACTCGCGGGCGTAGTCCGAGAAGGAGCCGGAGACGGGGCGGTACATGAGCAGCTCGCCCAGGGCCCGCATGATGAAGAAGATGACCAGGCCCGCGATGGCGTACGCCAGGATCAGGCTGGGGCCGGCCTTGGAGATGGCCTTGCCCGCTCCGAGGAACAGGCCGGTGCCGATGGCCCCGCCGATCGCGATCATCTGGATCTGACGGGCGCCGAGCGTGCGGTGGTAACCCTCGCCGCCTTCGCCCTGTCCGCCCTCGCCGGGCGTCTTGTCGTGCTGCTCGACCTGCACAGAGGTCATGTCTGGTGCGCCTTTCTCCACGCCGACCCGCGCCTTCGTTGGCTGCGGATCGGGTCCTCGATCCCCCCGGATACGGATGGAGTTGCACGCCGGCGATCAGCCGGGCCAAGCCAGCCGGGGGACATGGGTGGCGTCCCTTCGGCAGTCGTGAAGATTTATCACGGCCTTACGGCTGCCCGAGGGGGAGAAATGTGGCGCAGGGCATCAAAAATTCACCCCAAAGACCCAGAAATGGATCAGATCACCGCATGGCGGTGATCTGATCGTTATCCGGATTTGAGCGTCCGCTGAGCGAACACTGTTCCCTCTTGAGGATTCTCAGAGGGTTTCGATCAAGGTTTCCTGGAGGCCGCCGAGCCAGAGGTAGGCCATCACCATCGGCTTGCGCGGGTCCTCGTCCGGCAGCCGGAACAGCACCGCGCTCTCGTCGTCCTCGGTGATGTCGAGCCGGGCCGCGATGGTCAGACGCAGGTCGTTGAGCGCGCCGAGCCAGCGCAGCGGCAGCTCGCCGGACAGCTCCAGCACCGCCGCCCCGTCGCCGGCCGGGGTCAGCCCGTCCAGGCTGCGTACGACGGCCAGCGCGTCCTCGCGCTTGCGGGCGCGCAGGTCGTTCTCGGTGAAGCGGCGGAACTCCGCGGAGCGGGCCACGAGCTCATCGGGGTCCACCCCCTTGTCGCCGGCCCCGTCGGGGGCCCCGTAGGCGTCGGGGAAGAGCCGGGCCAGCGCCGGGTCGGACGGGGGCTCGGAGGGGCCCTCCGCGAACAGCGCGGCGAGCGGGTCGGCGTCCTCGGCGGGCTCCGGCTCGCCGGGGCCGATCAGCTCCAGCATCTGGACGGCCAGGGAGCGCAGGATCGAGATCTCGATCTCGTCGAGCGCGATGGCGGCGCCGCCGCCCTTGAGGGACTCGAAGGTGCCGCCCATCAGTTGCGGTCCTGCGAGAGGGTCGCCCACAGGCCGTAGCCGTGCATGGCCTGCACGTCGCGCTCCATTTCTTCGCGGGTGCCGCTCGACACGACCGCCCGCCCCTTGTGATGGACGTCCAGCATCAACTTGTGTGCCACGTCCTTCGAGTAGCCGAAGTACGCCTGGAACACGTACGCCACGTAGCTCATGAGGTTGACCGGGTCGTTGTGCACCAGGGTCACCCAGGGGACGTCGGGTTCGGGGACCGCGAAGGTCTCTTCGGCGGATTCGGTGCGTTCGATCTCAACAGGAGCAACACTCACTCGTCCCATGCTGCCATCTCGACTGCGCCACCGCCCAAACCGAGGCCGGACGGCCCCCCGTGACCGACCGCTCCCGTGCCCCGTGACGGCCCGGTCCCACAATCGCGGCCTACATCTCGTCACTTTGACGAAATGTGCGCTAGCATCCCAGCCATGAACCCTGCGGACCTGGGCCTGCCGGTGGACGTGCCGTCGACAGCGCTCTTCACGGATCACTACGAGCTCACGATGTTGCAGGCCGCGCTGGCCAACGGCACCGCCGATCGACGCTCGGTCTTCGAGGTGTTCACCCGCCGGCTGCCCGAGGGCCGCCGCTACGGGGTGATCGCCGGAACCGGGCGGGTGCTGGACGCGGTGGAGAACTTCCGCTTCGACGGCGCGGTGCTGGAATTCCTGCGCGAGCGGGCCGTCGTCGACATGCGGACGCTGGACTGGCTGGCCTCCTACCGCTTCTCCGGCGACATCTGGGGCTACCCGGAGGGGGAGGTCTACTTCCCCGGCTCCCCCGTCCTGCGGGTGGAGGGCAGCTTCGCCGAGTGCGTGCTGCTGGAGACCGTGATCCTGTCGATCCTGAACCACGACTCGGCGATCGCCGCGGCGGCCTCCCGGATGTCCTCGGCGGCCGGCGGACGCCCGCTGATCGAGATGGGCGCCCGGCGCACCCACGAGCTGGCGGCCGTCGCCGCGTCGCGGGCCGCGTACGTGGGCGGCTTCACCTCGACCTCGGACCTGGCGGCCGGATTCCGGTACGGCATCCCGACGGTCGGCACGAGCGCGCACGCCTTCACCCTGGTCCACGACAGCGAGCGGGACGCCTTCACGGCGCAGGTGGACTCGCTGGGGCGGGGCACCACCCTGCTGGTGGACACGTACGACGTGGCCGAGGCCGTCCGCACGGCGGTGGAGATCGCCGGACCGGAGCTGGGCGCGGTCCGGATCGACTCCGGCGACCTGCTGCTGGTGGCCCACCGGGTGCGCCAGCAGCTCGACGAGCTGGGCGCGACCTCGACGAAGATCGTGGTCACCTCGGACCTCGACGAGTACGCCATCGCCTCGCTGGCGGCGGCCCCGGTCGACGCCTACGGCGTGGGCACCCAGCTGGTGACCGGCAGCGGGCACCCGACGTGCTCGATGGTCTACAAGCTGGTGGCGCGGGCCACGTCGGCGGACCCGAAGGCGGCGCTGGCCCCGGTGGCCAAGAAGTCCTCGGGCGGCAAGACCTCGATCGGCGGCCGCAAGTGGGCCGCGCGGCGGCGGGACGCGGAGGGGGTCGCCGAGGCGGAGGTCATCGGCGTGGGCCCGGTGCCGGCCGCCCTGGCCGACGACCAGCTCCTGACCCAGCTGGTCAAGGCCGGCGAGGTGGTGGCCCGCGAGCCGCTGGAGGCCGCCCGGGACCGCCACCGCGCGGTGCGGGCGAGTCTGCCGCTGTCCGCGACGCAGCTCTCGCGCGGCGAGGCGGTGCTCCCCACGGAGTACGTGTAACCCCGCGGGTCCGCCGCCGGGGCCCTGCCCCGGACCCCGCTCCTCGATCGCCGGAGGGGCTGATCCTGCACCGGTCCGGCCCGCGCGGCGCCGTTGCGGGGGCCCCGCGCCCGAGCCCCCGCGCCTCAATCGCCGGGCGAGGCTGTTCGGAGCGCCGTAGGGGTCTGGGGCGGAGCCCCAGTTTCGGGAAGGGGCGGGGTGGGGGAAGAGCCCCCCGCAAGGCCCGCCGCAGCACACCATCGAGCCGAAGGGCACGCGAAATGCACCGCGCACTGATCGTCGTCGACGTACAGAACGACTTCTGCGAGGGCGGCAGCCTCGCGGTCACCGGCGGAGCCGACGTCGCCGCCGCCGTCACCGAGTACATCGGCCAGGCCACGCCCGCGTACCGGCACGTCGTCGCCACCCGCGACCACCACGTCGACCCGGGGTCGCACTTCGCGCACCCGCCG comes from Streptomyces virginiae and encodes:
- a CDS encoding amino acid permease — protein: MTSVQVEQHDKTPGEGGQGEGGEGYHRTLGARQIQMIAIGGAIGTGLFLGAGKAISKAGPSLILAYAIAGLVIFFIMRALGELLMYRPVSGSFSDYAREFLGPFWGYVTGWTYWLFWVVTGITEVTAAAQYMSYWTHDSFPQWAYALIFTVILYAANLISVKLFGELEFWFSMVKVTAIVGMILICAGILTIGFSDAADTATVSNLWNDGGFFPKGIGGTLMTLQIVMFAFLAVELVGVTAGESKDPEKTLPKAINTVPWRIAVFYVGALIMILSVVPWTHFQPGVSPFVAAFERMGLGIGAAIVNFVVLTAALSSCNSGMYSTGRMLRDLAINGQGPKVFTKLTKSGTPLVGTTFSAALMLVGVWINYVAPGKAFDYVVSFATISGMWAWIMILVCQIRYRAKSDRGELPQSAFRAPGAPYTSWFALLFIGMVIVMMGADKDSRVSLYCAPLWGLILGVSYLVMKSRDPRGAAFTKAS
- a CDS encoding DUF2017 domain-containing protein, with protein sequence MGGTFESLKGGGAAIALDEIEISILRSLAVQMLELIGPGEPEPAEDADPLAALFAEGPSEPPSDPALARLFPDAYGAPDGAGDKGVDPDELVARSAEFRRFTENDLRARKREDALAVVRSLDGLTPAGDGAAVLELSGELPLRWLGALNDLRLTIAARLDITEDDESAVLFRLPDEDPRKPMVMAYLWLGGLQETLIETL
- a CDS encoding MoaD/ThiS family protein, producing the protein MAIEVRIPTILRTYTEGEKAVSGEGATLADLFADLETRHKGIEERIVDGGQLRRFVNVYLNDEDVRFLDGISTALKDGDSVTILPAVAGGSK
- the clpS gene encoding ATP-dependent Clp protease adapter ClpS: MGRVSVAPVEIERTESAEETFAVPEPDVPWVTLVHNDPVNLMSYVAYVFQAYFGYSKDVAHKLMLDVHHKGRAVVSSGTREEMERDVQAMHGYGLWATLSQDRN
- a CDS encoding putative leader peptide, giving the protein MVSHDVSIETPGRLLLVARLHVDLCRLASAICPAL
- a CDS encoding Mov34/MPN/PAD-1 family protein — its product is MLTLTQDLYDRIVEHARQDHPDEACGVVAGPAGTDRPERFVPMLNAARSPTFYEFDSKDLLKLYRDLDDRDEEPVIVYHSHTATEAYPSRTDVTYANEPHAHYVLVSTADEDGLGEFQFRSYRIVDGVITEEEVQVVDAY
- a CDS encoding nicotinate phosphoribosyltransferase, giving the protein MNPADLGLPVDVPSTALFTDHYELTMLQAALANGTADRRSVFEVFTRRLPEGRRYGVIAGTGRVLDAVENFRFDGAVLEFLRERAVVDMRTLDWLASYRFSGDIWGYPEGEVYFPGSPVLRVEGSFAECVLLETVILSILNHDSAIAAAASRMSSAAGGRPLIEMGARRTHELAAVAASRAAYVGGFTSTSDLAAGFRYGIPTVGTSAHAFTLVHDSERDAFTAQVDSLGRGTTLLVDTYDVAEAVRTAVEIAGPELGAVRIDSGDLLLVAHRVRQQLDELGATSTKIVVTSDLDEYAIASLAAAPVDAYGVGTQLVTGSGHPTCSMVYKLVARATSADPKAALAPVAKKSSGGKTSIGGRKWAARRRDAEGVAEAEVIGVGPVPAALADDQLLTQLVKAGEVVAREPLEAARDRHRAVRASLPLSATQLSRGEAVLPTEYV